The Paenibacillus macerans genome includes a window with the following:
- a CDS encoding AEC family transporter, with the protein MIHTVLATLLHVIVPLSIPVIAGALLARFRGLDTKPLLTLYLYVLSPAIIFDTLMNAHISSGDVFSTIGFSLLNLVLMWGLAKAGGRLLKLDAPEAAGLTLISALTNSANYGLPLVLLAFGQLGLDKASLYVITQMIIVNTVGVYFAARSQFSVKSAIRSVFALPAIYAAAVAFFLRMTHLQLPAEITQGVSMVAAAYSPVVLTVLGAQMVKVGRSDAAPAKRSAVWAGIAVRLAAAPVAAYIALIVLGITGTLFSVLFILASMPVAVNAVVLAERFDAAPGLVSRCIVWTTLASFVVLPVLLVLV; encoded by the coding sequence ATGATACATACGGTTTTAGCTACGCTGCTTCATGTAATCGTTCCGCTTTCGATTCCGGTAATTGCCGGCGCGCTGCTGGCGCGTTTTCGCGGTTTGGACACCAAGCCGCTGCTGACTTTATATTTGTATGTGCTGAGTCCGGCGATCATTTTCGATACGCTGATGAACGCGCATATTTCCTCGGGCGATGTGTTCAGCACGATCGGGTTTTCCTTGTTGAACCTGGTGCTGATGTGGGGCCTTGCCAAGGCGGGGGGCCGGCTTCTGAAGCTGGACGCGCCGGAAGCGGCCGGGCTTACGCTCATATCGGCGCTGACGAACAGCGCCAACTACGGCTTGCCGCTTGTGCTGCTCGCTTTCGGTCAGCTCGGGCTCGATAAAGCTTCGCTTTATGTCATCACGCAGATGATCATCGTTAACACGGTTGGCGTGTATTTTGCCGCCCGTTCGCAGTTTTCCGTAAAAAGCGCGATCCGGTCGGTGTTTGCCCTGCCGGCGATCTATGCCGCGGCCGTGGCGTTTTTTCTTCGCATGACGCACCTGCAGCTCCCGGCGGAGATCACCCAAGGGGTTTCCATGGTGGCGGCCGCTTATTCGCCGGTTGTGCTGACGGTGTTGGGCGCGCAGATGGTGAAGGTCGGAAGATCGGACGCCGCTCCCGCCAAGCGATCCGCGGTTTGGGCCGGCATTGCCGTGAGGCTGGCCGCGGCGCCCGTTGCCGCTTATATCGCATTAATCGTATTGGGCATTACGGGTACGCTATTTTCCGTCCTGTTCATCTTGGCTTCGATGCCGGTCGCCGTGAACGCCGTCGTTCTGGCCGAACGGTTTGACGCCGCGCCCGGGCTGGTGTCGAGATGCATCGTGTGGACGACGCTGGCTTCGTTTGTCGTGCTGCCGGTGCTGCTCGTGCTGGTTTAG
- the rpe gene encoding ribulose-phosphate 3-epimerase, which produces MGKLLCPSMMCANFKSLENEVAALDAANVDIYHIDIMDGKFVPNFGMGLQDLELIRKQTGKMVDVHLMIDSPGDYIDLFSAKGADIIYFHPEADKHPARTIDRIRAHGVKAGIALNPGTSLAAVDPLLSLVDYVLVMTVNPGSAGQKYLPYVDEKIQALHALKRQKGLPFTIVVDGAISEEKIEELSEYGVEGFVLGSSTLFGKPESYKSIISRLKSGA; this is translated from the coding sequence ATGGGCAAACTATTGTGTCCTTCGATGATGTGCGCCAACTTCAAATCGTTGGAAAACGAAGTGGCCGCATTGGACGCAGCGAATGTGGATATTTACCACATCGATATCATGGACGGGAAATTCGTTCCCAACTTCGGCATGGGGCTTCAGGATTTGGAATTGATCCGCAAGCAAACCGGCAAGATGGTCGATGTTCACCTGATGATCGACAGCCCCGGCGACTACATTGATTTGTTCTCCGCGAAAGGGGCGGATATCATTTATTTTCATCCCGAGGCGGACAAACATCCGGCCCGCACCATCGATCGCATCCGGGCCCATGGCGTCAAAGCCGGTATTGCCCTGAACCCCGGAACTTCCCTGGCTGCCGTGGACCCGCTGCTCAGCTTGGTCGATTATGTACTCGTTATGACGGTGAACCCGGGATCTGCCGGACAGAAATATTTACCGTATGTCGACGAGAAGATCCAAGCGCTGCACGCCTTGAAAAGGCAAAAGGGGCTGCCGTTTACGATCGTCGTTGACGGGGCGATCTCGGAAGAGAAAATCGAAGAATTGTCCGAATATGGCGTTGAAGGCTTTGTCCTCGGGAGTTCGACCCTGTTCGGCAAACCGGAATCTTATAAATCGATTATCAGCAGATTAAAGAGCGGCGCTTAA
- a CDS encoding aminotransferase class I/II-fold pyridoxal phosphate-dependent enzyme — MAFPLPVADVMQGLPTQFFAGLVQNVNQEIAAGHDVINLGQGNPDLPTPPHIVHALQQAAENPLYHKYSPFRGYEFLKEAVARRYLEDYGVQLDPEREVAILFGGKTGLVQLPQVLLNPGDICLVPDPGYPDYWSGVALAKARLAFMPLTEQNAFLPDYKAIPTSDLKQAKLMYLNYPNNPTAATAPLSFYEDTVEFASRNRIVVASDFAYGAIGYDGHRPASFLQAPGAKEVGVEFYTLSKTYNMAGWRVGFALGNAGIISLINLLQDHIYVSLFGAVQAAAAAALTGSQDCVTELARRYESRRDTFFQALEQIGWHASKPRGSFFSWLPVPKDFTSAAFAELLLREAKVAVAPGIGFGEHGEGYVRIGLLSCEDRLQEAARRIGRLGLF, encoded by the coding sequence ATGGCTTTCCCCCTGCCGGTTGCCGATGTCATGCAGGGGCTGCCGACCCAATTTTTCGCGGGCCTTGTGCAGAATGTCAATCAAGAAATCGCGGCGGGCCATGACGTCATTAACTTGGGACAAGGAAATCCCGACCTGCCTACGCCGCCCCATATCGTTCACGCTCTTCAGCAAGCGGCGGAAAACCCGCTTTACCATAAATATTCTCCGTTTAGAGGTTATGAGTTTCTGAAAGAAGCGGTTGCCCGGCGGTACCTGGAGGATTACGGCGTACAGCTTGATCCGGAGCGGGAAGTGGCCATTTTGTTCGGCGGAAAAACCGGACTTGTCCAGCTGCCCCAGGTGCTTTTGAATCCGGGGGACATCTGCCTGGTGCCCGATCCGGGTTACCCGGACTACTGGTCCGGCGTGGCCTTGGCCAAGGCGCGGCTGGCCTTTATGCCATTAACGGAGCAAAATGCGTTTTTGCCCGATTACAAGGCCATTCCGACCTCCGATTTGAAGCAGGCAAAACTGATGTATCTGAATTACCCGAACAATCCGACCGCGGCGACTGCTCCGCTCTCTTTTTATGAAGACACCGTGGAATTCGCAAGCCGCAACCGGATTGTCGTCGCCAGCGATTTCGCCTACGGAGCCATCGGTTACGACGGGCATCGTCCGGCCAGCTTCCTGCAAGCTCCCGGCGCCAAAGAAGTCGGGGTCGAATTCTACACCTTGTCAAAAACGTACAACATGGCCGGCTGGCGGGTCGGCTTTGCGCTGGGCAACGCCGGGATCATCTCGCTGATCAACCTGCTGCAGGATCACATTTATGTCAGCCTGTTCGGCGCGGTTCAGGCGGCGGCCGCGGCGGCGCTGACCGGTTCGCAGGATTGCGTTACGGAACTCGCCCGGCGTTATGAGTCGCGCCGCGATACCTTTTTTCAGGCTTTGGAGCAAATCGGCTGGCATGCCTCCAAACCGCGGGGCTCCTTCTTTAGCTGGCTTCCGGTTCCAAAGGATTTCACCTCCGCCGCGTTTGCCGAACTGCTGCTTCGGGAAGCCAAAGTTGCGGTAGCGCCGGGGATCGGCTTCGGGGAACACGGCGAAGGATACGTCCGCATCGGACTGCTCAGCTGCGAAGACCGCCTGCAGGAAGCCGCACGGCGAATCGGACGGCTCGGCTTGTTTTAA
- a CDS encoding GerAB/ArcD/ProY family transporter produces MTNLPTMKHEKISTLQTVLTVTSTVYAVGIVSLPRSIAEKTQTPDVWQGLLLSSLLGLVAVFINVSLCRRFPGETIYKISTRVAGKFIGHLINLSFIVYCLLVCSHVVRMMAEFIKALALERTPISAILIPFLLLVGYLTSGGLHVMVRLVELFFPLTFVVFLLLIVLNINHFDPDYLRPVFHKGWRPILQSLEVVPFSTLGFESMLILTSFMVHPQKAWKAGAIGYAVAMGLYLLMVTMVIACMSVEEVSRLQWPVVSFAQQIEFPGAFLERFELLFIVLWTIKIYMTTANYYFYIVAGLSQLTQKWNRYIYYLPLVLLFAAAMYPQNFVEIDRMGQLTGYFGVVACALIPLLLLISSFIFRRKGSLNA; encoded by the coding sequence ATGACAAATCTGCCTACCATGAAACATGAAAAAATCTCCACTCTACAAACCGTTCTTACGGTCACCTCGACCGTGTACGCCGTGGGAATTGTGAGTTTGCCCAGAAGTATAGCGGAAAAGACGCAAACTCCCGATGTTTGGCAGGGACTGCTCTTGTCCAGCTTGCTGGGTTTGGTCGCCGTTTTTATCAATGTGAGCTTATGCCGGCGATTTCCCGGGGAGACGATTTATAAGATAAGTACACGGGTTGCGGGTAAATTTATCGGACACCTCATCAACCTTTCATTTATTGTATACTGCCTGTTGGTCTGCTCGCATGTAGTAAGAATGATGGCGGAATTTATCAAAGCTCTGGCCCTGGAGAGAACACCGATCAGCGCGATTCTTATCCCGTTTCTGCTGCTTGTCGGTTATTTGACCTCGGGCGGCCTTCATGTGATGGTGCGGTTGGTGGAGCTTTTTTTCCCTTTAACCTTTGTCGTTTTTTTGCTGCTGATTGTTCTCAATATCAACCATTTCGATCCGGATTATTTGCGTCCCGTTTTTCATAAGGGATGGAGGCCGATCCTTCAATCTCTGGAGGTAGTTCCCTTTTCAACCCTAGGTTTCGAATCCATGCTCATCTTAACGAGTTTCATGGTTCATCCGCAAAAGGCGTGGAAGGCGGGGGCGATCGGCTATGCCGTCGCCATGGGGCTGTATCTCCTCATGGTCACGATGGTCATCGCCTGCATGTCCGTGGAAGAAGTTTCCCGCTTGCAGTGGCCGGTTGTTTCTTTTGCCCAGCAAATCGAATTTCCCGGCGCGTTCCTGGAACGGTTTGAATTGTTGTTTATCGTTTTGTGGACGATTAAAATTTACATGACCACAGCAAATTACTATTTTTACATTGTCGCCGGACTCAGCCAACTTACGCAAAAATGGAACAGGTACATCTATTACCTTCCGTTAGTTTTACTGTTTGCCGCAGCCATGTATCCTCAAAATTTTGTGGAAATCGACAGGATGGGCCAATTAACCGGTTATTTCGGAGTCGTTGCTTGTGCTTTAATACCGCTGTTGCTGTTAATCTCATCCTTCATTTTCCGCCGAAAAGGAAGCCTCAATGCTTAA
- a CDS encoding carbon-nitrogen family hydrolase: MAELQQGKWRVALVQGDIKLGEPEENRRAMRELLERAVREHPDLDLAVLPEMWNTGYALERIDELADTEGKATREWLSAFAAKHRIHIVGGSIAEKRDGKIYNAMYVFDREGKETARYAKLHLFRLMEEEKYLAPGERNVVFELDGTKAGASICYDIRFPELARTLALQGAKILFVPAEWPHPRLRHWRTLLMARAIENQMYVVACNRVGSGGGSDFFGHSMIIDPWGEIVTEGGEGEEIVTGAVELPLVDEVRGRIPVFADRRPGCYEL; the protein is encoded by the coding sequence ATGGCGGAGCTACAGCAAGGAAAATGGCGGGTGGCCCTGGTTCAGGGCGATATCAAGCTGGGGGAACCGGAGGAAAACCGCAGGGCTATGCGGGAACTGTTGGAGCGGGCGGTCCGGGAGCATCCGGACCTCGATCTGGCCGTGCTTCCGGAAATGTGGAACACGGGTTACGCCTTGGAACGGATTGACGAATTGGCCGACACCGAAGGCAAGGCGACGCGGGAGTGGCTGTCGGCGTTTGCCGCGAAGCACCGCATTCATATCGTCGGCGGCTCTATTGCCGAGAAGAGGGACGGGAAAATTTACAATGCCATGTATGTTTTTGATCGCGAGGGAAAAGAGACGGCCCGTTATGCCAAACTTCATCTGTTCCGGCTGATGGAGGAGGAGAAATATTTGGCGCCGGGGGAGCGGAACGTCGTCTTTGAATTGGACGGCACGAAAGCCGGAGCGTCAATCTGCTACGATATCCGGTTTCCGGAGCTGGCCCGGACGCTGGCCCTGCAGGGCGCCAAGATCCTGTTCGTCCCCGCGGAATGGCCGCATCCCCGGCTCCGTCACTGGCGCACGCTGCTGATGGCCCGGGCGATCGAAAATCAGATGTACGTGGTGGCCTGCAACCGGGTAGGCAGCGGGGGCGGATCGGACTTTTTCGGGCATTCGATGATCATCGACCCGTGGGGCGAAATCGTGACGGAAGGCGGAGAAGGGGAAGAAATCGTTACCGGAGCCGTCGAGCTCCCGCTCGTGGATGAGGTTCGCGGACGTATCCCCGTTTTCGCCGACCGCCGCCCGGGCTGCTACGAATTATAA
- a CDS encoding LysR family transcriptional regulator: MELRQLLYTLKIAEEKNFSRAADKLHIAQPSLSQQLSKLEQELGVKLFQRNTSTVELTYAGASFIRHAQKIMDAVAQLRQEMDDISQLRAGRVVVGSMPITGSHLLPYVLPAFKDAYPDIEITLLEDTSLNLEKLTAGGGTDLSLLSLPLQEPTLAYEPIGEEIIDLAVPPNHRLASSGEARSGVKLEQLQDEPFIVLKKGQGFRKLTVDLCRGAGFEPNVVFESNNIETVQSLVAAGMGITLVPRFIARAKRSELIPAYLPLAEPVPSRTLVIAYRKGRYLSKAAEAFIDTFKATMEQRDAAYNS, from the coding sequence ATGGAACTAAGACAACTTCTGTACACGCTGAAAATCGCCGAGGAAAAAAACTTTTCCCGCGCCGCCGACAAGCTGCATATCGCCCAACCTTCCCTCAGCCAGCAGCTGTCCAAGCTGGAGCAGGAGCTTGGCGTCAAGCTGTTTCAGCGCAATACGAGCACGGTGGAGCTGACCTATGCCGGAGCAAGCTTTATTCGGCACGCGCAAAAAATTATGGACGCCGTGGCCCAGCTGCGCCAGGAAATGGACGACATCTCCCAACTGCGGGCCGGCCGCGTCGTCGTGGGCAGCATGCCGATCACCGGCTCCCATCTGCTGCCTTACGTGCTGCCCGCCTTCAAGGATGCGTACCCGGACATCGAAATCACGCTGCTGGAGGATACGTCGCTTAATCTGGAGAAGCTGACGGCCGGCGGCGGCACCGACCTGAGTTTGCTGTCGCTGCCGCTGCAGGAGCCGACGCTCGCATACGAGCCGATCGGCGAAGAGATCATCGACCTGGCCGTGCCGCCGAATCACCGCCTCGCCTCTTCCGGTGAAGCCAGAAGCGGCGTGAAGCTGGAGCAGCTGCAGGACGAACCGTTTATCGTACTGAAAAAAGGCCAGGGCTTCCGCAAGCTGACGGTCGACCTGTGCCGCGGCGCGGGCTTTGAACCGAACGTCGTATTCGAAAGCAACAACATCGAAACAGTGCAATCGCTGGTCGCGGCCGGGATGGGCATCACGCTTGTTCCCCGCTTTATCGCCCGGGCCAAACGCAGCGAGCTGATCCCGGCTTATCTGCCGCTCGCTGAGCCCGTGCCGAGCCGTACGCTGGTCATCGCCTACCGGAAAGGACGTTATTTGTCCAAAGCGGCGGAGGCTTTTATCGACACGTTCAAGGCGACGATGGAGCAACGCGACGCGGCTTATAATTCGTAG
- the rpiB gene encoding ribose 5-phosphate isomerase B — MKIAIGSDHVAVELKSVISAYLEELGHEVVDYGPQTAEPTDYPKYGKLVAEAVAGKQADAGILICGTGVGISISANKVKGIRAVVCSEPYSAQLSKQHNNTNILAFGARVVGSELAKMIVKAWLDAEFEGERHADRIAMIEGT, encoded by the coding sequence ATGAAAATCGCCATTGGCAGCGATCATGTCGCGGTGGAGCTAAAGTCGGTCATCTCGGCCTATCTCGAAGAGCTGGGGCATGAGGTCGTCGATTACGGACCGCAAACCGCCGAACCCACCGATTATCCCAAATACGGCAAGCTAGTTGCCGAAGCGGTAGCCGGGAAGCAAGCGGATGCGGGGATTCTCATCTGCGGGACAGGTGTAGGCATCTCGATCTCCGCCAATAAAGTCAAGGGAATCCGGGCGGTCGTATGCAGCGAACCTTATTCGGCCCAGTTGTCCAAGCAGCACAACAATACGAATATTTTGGCTTTTGGCGCCCGTGTTGTCGGCAGCGAATTGGCGAAAATGATTGTAAAGGCGTGGCTGGATGCGGAATTCGAGGGCGAACGCCATGCGGACCGGATCGCGATGATCGAAGGTACCTGA
- the lepB gene encoding signal peptidase I, with product MKKWLKEIVGWGGSIALGFVLSMIIGIFVIQPYRVDGHSMEPTLNDKQRIYAWKFAHVLEKLPEYGDIVILDSRVDRSRTLLDDIKEHPLITWLSGRGQEDFFYVKRVIGLPGDTIEVKDGHVFRNGEQLDEPYIKEKMNAGAAQVWDIPDGYVFVMGDNRNNSNDSRSIGPIPLDHVMGIDSF from the coding sequence TTGAAGAAATGGTTGAAAGAAATTGTCGGATGGGGCGGATCGATCGCGCTTGGATTTGTGTTAAGCATGATTATCGGCATTTTTGTGATCCAGCCTTACCGGGTAGACGGCCATTCAATGGAACCGACGCTGAACGACAAGCAGCGCATTTATGCCTGGAAGTTTGCGCATGTGCTGGAGAAGCTGCCGGAATACGGCGATATCGTCATTCTCGACAGCCGGGTCGACCGCAGCCGTACGCTTTTGGACGACATTAAAGAGCATCCCTTGATTACCTGGTTATCCGGCAGAGGACAGGAGGATTTTTTCTATGTCAAAAGAGTGATCGGCCTGCCGGGAGACACGATTGAGGTGAAGGACGGACATGTATTCCGCAACGGGGAGCAGCTGGACGAGCCTTATATTAAGGAAAAAATGAATGCGGGAGCCGCTCAGGTCTGGGACATTCCGGACGGTTACGTGTTTGTCATGGGCGACAACCGGAACAACAGCAACGACAGCCGCAGCATCGGGCCGATTCCGCTCGACCATGTGATGGGGATCGATTCGTTTTAA
- a CDS encoding LacI family DNA-binding transcriptional regulator, translated as MKKGNHISIKEIARLSGVSVATVSRVINDNGRFSDETRKKVMDVINKHHYETNFVAKSLRMNKSQTIGLLVPDISNEFFAAIVQEIERLFFEEGYSTIICNTAKSAEKEKEYLKTLEGKMVDGLICISGQEEILTDILRRNVPIVCIDRRPKINKNVAFIESNHLEGGRLATEELIRKGCKNILLLTKRNNLSSVNERLKGYEEALKQYGFPIHEQNVVYIDEHSNNLEGARKVIQKALDADLSFDGIFATNDWLALGAMLMLQEKGYNIPEQVKIVGFDNNQISKYCNPPLTTIDQDEAILAKHAYANLLDMINGSAVKHGQHTRVPVHLVERKTT; from the coding sequence ATGAAAAAGGGCAACCACATTTCAATTAAGGAAATCGCCCGTCTAAGCGGCGTTTCGGTGGCCACGGTCTCCCGCGTCATCAATGATAACGGCCGTTTTTCCGACGAGACGCGGAAGAAGGTCATGGATGTGATCAACAAGCACCATTATGAAACCAATTTCGTGGCCAAAAGTTTGCGCATGAACAAATCCCAGACGATCGGTTTGCTGGTTCCCGATATCAGCAACGAATTTTTTGCCGCGATCGTTCAGGAAATCGAGCGTCTCTTTTTTGAAGAGGGGTATTCCACGATTATATGCAATACGGCCAAAAGCGCCGAGAAGGAAAAGGAATATTTGAAAACGCTTGAAGGGAAGATGGTGGACGGACTGATTTGCATCTCCGGCCAGGAGGAAATTCTGACCGATATTTTGCGGAGAAACGTTCCCATCGTTTGTATTGACCGCCGGCCCAAAATCAACAAGAACGTGGCCTTTATCGAATCGAATCATCTTGAAGGCGGACGGCTTGCTACGGAGGAATTAATCCGCAAAGGGTGCAAAAACATTCTGCTCTTGACCAAAAGGAACAATTTATCTTCCGTCAATGAGCGGCTAAAGGGTTACGAGGAAGCGTTAAAGCAGTACGGTTTTCCGATTCATGAACAAAATGTGGTTTATATTGATGAGCACAGCAATAATCTGGAAGGTGCACGAAAGGTCATCCAGAAAGCGCTGGATGCGGACTTGTCTTTTGACGGCATTTTCGCCACGAACGATTGGCTGGCCTTGGGAGCGATGCTTATGCTGCAGGAGAAGGGCTACAACATCCCTGAGCAAGTGAAAATCGTCGGTTTCGACAACAACCAGATATCCAAGTACTGCAATCCGCCGCTGACCACGATTGACCAGGATGAGGCGATTCTGGCTAAACATGCCTACGCGAACCTGCTGGACATGATCAACGGCTCCGCCGTAAAACATGGGCAGCACACACGCGTTCCGGTTCATTTGGTGGAAAGAAAGACAACTTAA
- a CDS encoding Ger(x)C family spore germination protein, which produces MTAFIFRFRRIRLLQKCIAGWMACAVLAGCWDSREIEDLSIILGVAIDMDQDMLELTYQHLIAQKKQENAYTNITTLYGDSIQYASREQAKQVARAPLYNFIRLVLISDQALRKWRIDQLLDTYNRSYKTSRNSVVMVVKGSAKEALTKTGKHKDIPSVDLRDLAKNSALNEKIPPKITLGDISIRISQGADFLIQRLDTGEGGNRLTGAALISGQTKKFAGWLDEEDISGINWMLGNTEGTVVKAEDPRTNHAMVFEVDKVKRKLIPRANGQDISFTVRIKTALNLNENRVVSADLLKEPFLQTAREAAQEEIKESVLRSLSKLRKEKADVAGFRTKIKTDYPEAWDRVENNWPDTFSQIPIDVLVDVEVRRTGAYSKGAGSP; this is translated from the coding sequence ATGACAGCTTTTATCTTTCGGTTCCGCCGCATCCGGCTGCTGCAAAAATGCATTGCCGGATGGATGGCCTGCGCCGTGCTTGCCGGTTGCTGGGACAGCAGGGAAATCGAAGACTTGAGCATCATTCTCGGCGTTGCCATCGATATGGATCAGGATATGCTTGAACTTACTTATCAGCATTTAATCGCTCAGAAAAAACAAGAAAATGCATACACCAACATAACAACGCTTTACGGGGATTCCATCCAGTATGCCTCTAGAGAACAGGCGAAACAGGTGGCTCGTGCACCCTTGTACAATTTTATCCGGCTGGTCTTGATCAGCGATCAGGCTTTGCGGAAGTGGCGGATCGACCAATTGCTGGATACGTATAACCGCTCCTACAAAACGAGCCGAAATTCGGTTGTTATGGTTGTGAAGGGCAGTGCCAAAGAAGCTCTGACGAAGACGGGCAAACATAAAGACATCCCTTCCGTGGATTTGAGGGATCTAGCCAAAAACAGCGCTTTAAACGAAAAAATACCACCAAAGATCACGTTGGGAGACATTTCGATCCGGATTTCGCAGGGAGCCGATTTTTTAATTCAACGGCTGGATACCGGCGAAGGCGGCAATCGTCTGACAGGCGCGGCCCTGATCAGCGGCCAAACGAAGAAATTTGCCGGCTGGCTAGACGAGGAGGATATCAGCGGGATCAATTGGATGCTGGGAAACACGGAGGGGACTGTTGTTAAAGCCGAGGATCCGCGGACGAACCACGCGATGGTATTTGAAGTCGACAAAGTGAAGAGAAAACTCATCCCGCGTGCCAATGGACAGGATATCTCATTTACGGTCCGGATTAAAACCGCCCTTAATCTGAACGAGAACCGGGTTGTCTCTGCCGATCTTCTGAAGGAACCGTTTCTGCAAACGGCCAGGGAAGCGGCGCAGGAAGAAATCAAAGAGAGCGTGCTTCGGTCTTTAAGCAAACTTCGGAAGGAAAAAGCGGATGTGGCCGGTTTTCGCACAAAAATAAAAACGGACTATCCCGAAGCCTGGGATCGCGTGGAGAACAACTGGCCGGATACTTTCAGTCAAATCCCGATCGACGTTCTGGTGGATGTTGAAGTAAGGAGAACGGGAGCTTATTCTAAAGGAGCGGGGTCGCCATGA